Proteins from one Gimesia maris genomic window:
- the bshB1 gene encoding bacillithiol biosynthesis deacetylase BshB1 produces the protein MDSALDVLVVAPHPDDAEISVGGTILACKSAGMRVGVVELTNGEPTPYGSPEIREQETAASTAVLNLDWRANLGLPNRSLESNLEARRELAIVFRTQRPRIILGPYWEDVHPDHVSASQLVDAARFWAKLSKTDMPGERYWPPQMYYFWSIHLRIHPKPSFVFDISEHIDQKMQAVQCYESQMLTGRPTEHPTVLDDIRDRARYWGWTIHRAYGEPFASREEIGIQSFLPLTSAE, from the coding sequence GTGGATTCTGCTTTAGATGTACTTGTTGTGGCTCCGCATCCCGATGACGCGGAAATCAGTGTGGGGGGAACGATTCTGGCCTGTAAATCAGCGGGGATGCGAGTAGGGGTTGTGGAATTAACCAACGGTGAACCAACGCCTTATGGCAGCCCGGAGATTCGGGAGCAGGAGACGGCAGCATCAACGGCCGTGCTGAATCTGGACTGGCGCGCGAATCTGGGACTGCCGAACCGGAGTCTGGAATCGAACCTGGAGGCACGGCGTGAACTGGCGATAGTCTTTCGGACACAGCGTCCGCGGATCATTCTGGGGCCGTACTGGGAAGATGTGCATCCCGATCATGTCTCAGCCAGCCAACTGGTGGATGCGGCTCGCTTCTGGGCAAAGCTGAGCAAAACGGACATGCCGGGGGAGCGATATTGGCCGCCTCAAATGTATTACTTCTGGAGCATCCATCTGCGGATTCACCCGAAACCGAGCTTCGTTTTTGATATTTCTGAGCATATTGATCAGAAAATGCAGGCAGTTCAGTGTTATGAAAGTCAGATGCTCACGGGGCGTCCGACGGAACATCCGACGGTCTTGGACGACATCAGAGACCGCGCACGCTACTGGGGCTGGACGATTCATCGGGCATATGGTGAACCTTTTGCCAGTCGGGAAGAGATCGGAATTCAAAGTTTTCTACCATTAACGTCTGCG
- a CDS encoding DUF1553 domain-containing protein has protein sequence MFDLSLGRIPQAGLAFLLIAAATVVYAESPAAKAQEKSAASSDIDFNRDIRPILSKNCFHCHGPDEGTREAELRLDQRPAAIAKLPSDAHAIIPNKADQSELVRRIISKDEYAVMPPPEVGEKLTDAQIAKIKAWINQGAPYSRHWSFIPPERPPLPTVTQQNWPTNAIDHFVLAKLEAAGLKPSLEASRHTLIRRLSFDLRGLPPTQAEVDQFLKDKSPDAYDKLVDRFLADPAYGERWARKWLDLARYADSKGYGSDPLRMTIWRYRDWVISALNNNMPYDQFTLEQLAGDLLPEATLEQQVATAFHRNSMTNTEGGTDDEEFRVAAVSDRVDTTIQVWMGLTMGCAKCHTHKYDPISQKEYYQLYAFFNQTADNDQPTDAPTIAAPTKAMLKETSRIETEIAALNKRLQTPTPELAAAQQKWEATLHAKPDWQTLTPLAATSSSDKTKLEIRDDQSILASGSPSNETYTIETEVDLQTLKALRLEVLPDPSLPAQGPGRAKDGNFVLSEISLTGKPLHADTPVQGQFLRIEQQGAEQQILSLAEVQVFQQDKNIAAQGTATQSSVAYDGPASLAIDGNTDGHYFNAKSTTHTKTEVAPWWELKLKENTPLDRVVIWNRTDGSGERLANFRVSLLDDARNVVWQTIVADSPKPSVTLPVSNERSLPIRRAFASFSQSGFPVTGSIDPASRNQKGWGIAPQFGKPNSAYFILENKPAADSGKQRLLIKLSHNYKDPQYALGRFRLSYTTESKLEPRLKVSDDLLAIVDTKPADRSPADQNKLAAYYRSIAPALKATRDQIAKLQKAKPVYPQLPVMQELPVDKQRETHTMVRGSFLTPGDRVEPAVLSSFNPPPKETPKNRIAVAKWLTDPQNPLTARVAVNRLWSQLFGKGLVVTEEDFGTQGELPSHPQLLDWLATEFVNNGWDMKALLKTIVMSSTYRQDSTTLPVHLEKDPDNRLLSRGARYRLEAEMIRDQALALSGLLNRTIGGPSVYPVQPEGIWRAAFNGQRTWATSKDEDRFRRGLYTFWRRTVPYPSMATFDAPSREICTIRRISTNTPLQAMITMNDPVFIEIAQALGERLFLSGDTPRTRIEYGLQLCLVRPPQPEQIEPLLKLYESELAFYKAHPEEAEKLLDNPLKPISAQYDKAELAAWTIIANVLLNMDGVLTKG, from the coding sequence ATGTTTGATCTCTCCCTGGGACGAATTCCTCAGGCAGGCCTCGCATTCCTGCTCATCGCCGCTGCCACAGTGGTTTACGCGGAATCTCCCGCAGCAAAAGCACAAGAGAAGTCCGCCGCCAGCAGCGACATTGACTTCAATCGCGACATCCGCCCCATTCTCTCCAAGAACTGTTTTCACTGTCACGGCCCTGATGAAGGCACCCGCGAAGCAGAACTCCGCCTCGATCAGCGTCCTGCCGCTATCGCGAAACTTCCCAGTGATGCCCACGCGATTATCCCCAACAAAGCCGATCAGAGCGAACTCGTTCGCCGCATCATTTCCAAAGACGAATACGCCGTCATGCCGCCCCCCGAGGTCGGAGAAAAACTGACCGACGCACAGATTGCCAAAATTAAAGCCTGGATCAACCAGGGCGCGCCCTACTCCCGGCACTGGTCGTTCATTCCTCCCGAACGTCCTCCCCTGCCGACCGTCACACAACAGAACTGGCCCACCAATGCCATCGATCACTTCGTTCTGGCGAAACTCGAAGCAGCCGGCCTTAAACCCAGCCTGGAAGCCAGTCGCCATACACTCATCCGACGCCTCAGCTTCGATCTCCGTGGCTTGCCTCCCACTCAGGCCGAAGTCGATCAGTTCCTCAAAGACAAATCTCCCGACGCTTACGATAAACTCGTCGATCGTTTCCTGGCTGATCCTGCTTACGGCGAACGCTGGGCCCGAAAGTGGCTCGACCTCGCCCGCTATGCCGACTCCAAAGGTTATGGCTCCGACCCACTCCGCATGACCATCTGGCGATATCGTGACTGGGTCATCTCCGCGCTCAACAACAACATGCCCTACGATCAGTTTACCCTCGAACAGCTGGCCGGTGACCTCCTGCCCGAAGCCACGCTCGAACAGCAGGTCGCCACTGCTTTCCATCGTAATTCGATGACCAACACCGAAGGCGGAACCGATGATGAGGAATTCCGCGTCGCCGCGGTCAGCGATCGTGTCGATACGACCATCCAGGTCTGGATGGGCCTGACCATGGGTTGTGCGAAATGTCATACTCATAAATACGATCCGATTTCGCAGAAGGAATACTATCAGCTCTACGCCTTCTTCAATCAGACCGCAGACAACGATCAACCCACCGATGCCCCTACCATCGCTGCTCCGACCAAAGCGATGCTGAAAGAAACCAGCCGCATCGAAACCGAAATCGCGGCACTCAACAAACGCCTGCAGACACCAACGCCGGAACTCGCTGCCGCCCAGCAGAAATGGGAAGCCACTCTGCACGCCAAACCCGACTGGCAGACATTGACTCCGCTCGCTGCAACTTCCTCTTCCGATAAAACCAAACTGGAAATCCGCGACGATCAATCCATTCTCGCCAGCGGGTCTCCCTCGAACGAAACCTACACCATCGAAACCGAAGTCGATCTGCAGACTCTCAAAGCCCTGCGACTCGAAGTCCTGCCCGATCCCAGCCTGCCCGCTCAAGGGCCCGGCCGCGCCAAGGACGGCAACTTCGTCCTCTCGGAAATCAGCCTCACCGGTAAACCGCTCCACGCAGACACCCCGGTGCAGGGCCAGTTCCTGCGGATCGAACAGCAGGGAGCCGAACAGCAGATTCTTTCGCTCGCCGAAGTCCAGGTCTTCCAGCAGGACAAGAACATCGCCGCCCAGGGAACCGCCACCCAGTCCAGCGTTGCCTACGACGGACCCGCCAGTCTCGCGATTGACGGCAACACCGACGGCCATTACTTCAATGCAAAGTCGACGACTCATACGAAAACCGAAGTCGCCCCCTGGTGGGAACTCAAACTGAAAGAAAATACTCCGCTCGACCGCGTCGTCATCTGGAACCGCACCGACGGTAGTGGCGAACGTCTGGCCAACTTCAGAGTCAGCCTGCTCGACGATGCACGCAACGTCGTCTGGCAAACCATTGTCGCCGACTCTCCCAAACCGTCTGTCACTCTGCCTGTTTCGAATGAACGTTCCCTCCCGATCCGTCGTGCCTTCGCTTCCTTCTCGCAGTCCGGTTTCCCGGTCACTGGCAGCATCGACCCGGCCAGCAGGAACCAGAAAGGCTGGGGCATCGCACCGCAGTTCGGCAAACCCAACTCTGCTTATTTTATTCTGGAAAACAAACCCGCAGCCGATTCCGGCAAACAGCGGCTGCTCATCAAACTGTCTCACAATTACAAAGATCCTCAATACGCCCTCGGACGATTCCGACTCTCCTACACTACCGAATCCAAACTCGAACCCCGACTCAAAGTCAGCGATGATCTCCTCGCCATCGTCGACACCAAACCCGCAGACCGTAGTCCCGCCGACCAGAACAAACTCGCCGCCTACTACCGCAGCATCGCTCCCGCTTTGAAAGCAACCCGCGATCAGATCGCGAAACTGCAGAAAGCCAAACCCGTTTACCCGCAGCTCCCCGTCATGCAGGAACTCCCTGTCGACAAACAGCGCGAAACCCACACCATGGTTCGAGGCAGCTTCCTCACTCCCGGCGATCGTGTTGAACCCGCTGTCCTCAGCTCTTTCAATCCGCCTCCCAAAGAAACCCCAAAAAACCGTATCGCCGTTGCGAAATGGCTCACCGATCCTCAGAACCCGTTGACGGCCCGCGTCGCCGTCAATCGTCTCTGGTCTCAACTGTTCGGCAAAGGACTCGTTGTTACCGAAGAAGATTTCGGCACCCAGGGTGAACTCCCCAGTCATCCGCAACTCCTCGACTGGCTCGCCACCGAATTCGTCAACAACGGCTGGGACATGAAAGCCCTCCTGAAAACCATCGTCATGTCCAGCACGTATCGGCAGGATTCCACCACCCTGCCCGTGCATCTGGAAAAAGATCCCGACAACCGTCTGCTCTCTCGCGGTGCCCGTTATCGACTGGAAGCCGAAATGATCCGCGACCAGGCACTCGCTCTGAGTGGCCTGCTCAACCGAACCATCGGCGGTCCTTCCGTCTACCCCGTGCAACCCGAAGGCATCTGGAGAGCCGCGTTCAACGGTCAACGCACCTGGGCTACCAGTAAAGATGAAGACCGCTTTCGTCGCGGGCTCTACACCTTCTGGCGCCGAACCGTCCCCTACCCGTCCATGGCGACCTTCGATGCCCCCAGCCGGGAAATCTGTACGATCCGACGCATCAGTACCAACACACCGCTGCAGGCGATGATCACCATGAACGACCCCGTCTTCATCGAAATCGCCCAGGCACTCGGCGAACGCCTCTTCCTCTCGGGAGACACGCCCCGCACCCGCATCGAATATGGATTGCAGCTCTGCCTGGTTCGTCCACCACAGCCCGAACAGATTGAACCGCTGCTGAAACTCTACGAATCGGAACTCGCGTTTTACAAAGCCCATCCCGAAGAAGCAGAGAAACTTCTGGATAACCCGCTGAAACCGATTTCCGCTCAATACGACAAAGCCGAGCTCGCTGCCTGGACAATCATCGCTAATGTACTCCTCAATATGGATGGTGTGCTCACCAAAGGATAA
- a CDS encoding DUF1501 domain-containing protein: MNLKQQQLQAVTRRHFLAQGSTGIGSLALGALLAENNPTAASTPAKHDAELPPYRLPTKAKSVIFLHMAGSPPQQELFDYKPELIKRNMQPCPDSFLKGRGFPFIKGHPKMLGTPYKFKQYGEEGIWMSELLPNFQKVADEITVIKSMHTDQFNHAPAQLFLYTGSPRFGGASMGSWITYGLGSENKNLPGFMVLLSGGSDPSGGKSLWGSGFLPSVYQGVQCRTTGDPILYVSNPKGINRDVRRRSLDALKSLNEFELKQFGNPETLTRINQYELAFRMQMSVPEAVDLASETKETHELYGTTDGAPSFANNCLLARRMVERGVRYIQLFDYGWDMHGTSKGNDLITGVPKKTKDIDRPLYALISDLKQRGLLDETLVVWSGEFGRTSMNEERNGSKFLGRDHHPHCYTIWMAGGGIKKGFSYGQTDELGYFVAENKTSVRDLQSTILHLTGFEARKFKFPYQGLDQRLIGPADEDHLIKDILA, encoded by the coding sequence ATGAATCTCAAACAACAACAGCTGCAGGCAGTCACCCGACGACATTTCCTCGCCCAGGGTTCCACCGGAATCGGTTCTCTCGCGCTGGGCGCTTTGCTCGCCGAGAACAATCCCACCGCCGCCAGCACACCTGCGAAACACGATGCCGAACTCCCCCCGTATCGGCTGCCGACCAAAGCCAAAAGCGTCATCTTTCTGCACATGGCCGGCTCCCCTCCGCAGCAGGAACTGTTCGACTATAAACCCGAACTCATCAAACGCAATATGCAGCCCTGTCCCGATTCGTTCCTCAAAGGCCGCGGCTTCCCCTTCATTAAAGGGCACCCCAAGATGCTGGGCACCCCGTACAAATTCAAACAGTACGGCGAAGAGGGAATCTGGATGAGCGAGCTGCTCCCGAACTTCCAGAAAGTCGCCGACGAAATCACCGTCATCAAATCGATGCACACCGACCAGTTCAACCATGCGCCCGCCCAACTGTTCCTTTACACCGGCTCCCCCCGCTTCGGCGGCGCCTCGATGGGCTCCTGGATCACCTACGGTCTCGGTTCTGAAAACAAGAACCTGCCCGGCTTCATGGTGCTGCTCAGTGGCGGCAGCGATCCCAGTGGCGGAAAAAGTCTCTGGGGCAGCGGCTTCCTCCCCTCCGTCTATCAGGGCGTGCAATGTCGCACCACAGGCGATCCCATCCTCTACGTCTCCAACCCCAAAGGCATCAACCGCGATGTCCGCAGGCGCAGTCTGGATGCCCTGAAGTCGCTGAATGAATTCGAACTCAAGCAGTTCGGCAACCCCGAAACCCTCACCCGCATCAACCAGTACGAACTCGCGTTCCGCATGCAGATGTCGGTCCCCGAAGCCGTCGACCTCGCCAGCGAAACCAAAGAGACCCACGAACTGTATGGCACCACCGACGGTGCCCCGTCGTTCGCCAACAACTGTCTGCTTGCCCGGCGCATGGTCGAACGCGGCGTGCGTTACATCCAGCTCTTCGATTACGGCTGGGACATGCATGGCACGAGTAAAGGCAACGACCTGATCACCGGCGTCCCCAAGAAAACCAAAGACATCGACCGCCCCCTCTACGCGTTGATTTCCGATCTCAAACAGCGCGGACTCCTCGATGAAACACTGGTCGTCTGGAGTGGTGAGTTCGGCAGAACCTCCATGAACGAAGAACGCAACGGCTCCAAGTTCCTCGGACGCGACCATCACCCCCACTGCTACACCATCTGGATGGCCGGCGGAGGCATCAAAAAAGGCTTCTCCTACGGCCAGACCGACGAACTCGGTTATTTCGTCGCCGAAAACAAAACCAGCGTCCGCGATCTGCAGTCCACCATCCTGCACCTCACCGGATTCGAAGCCCGCAAATTCAAATTCCCCTACCAGGGACTCGACCAGCGCCTCATCGGCCCCGCCGACGAAGACCACCTGATCAAAGACATTCTCGCGTAA
- a CDS encoding DNA alkylation repair protein: MTVTEIVAQLEKLGTDSTRRILMNHGARDPVFGVKIADLKILQKQIKTDYQLALDLYDTGNYDAQYLAGLIADENRMTKTDLRRWLSKANCITHCGTVVAAVTAESRYGIELAREWIAARQEAKAQTGWTTLSNLVSIKDDAELDLTELKRLLKQVTQTIHEQPNMVRYAMNGFVISTGCYVNSLTDAALRAAEKIGTVSVDMGQTACKVPAAIDYIHKVQQRGTIGKKRKTARC; the protein is encoded by the coding sequence ATGACCGTCACCGAAATCGTAGCGCAGCTGGAAAAACTGGGAACCGACTCCACCAGACGCATCCTGATGAACCACGGTGCCCGCGACCCGGTGTTCGGCGTTAAAATCGCCGACCTCAAGATTCTGCAGAAGCAGATCAAAACCGATTACCAGCTGGCCCTCGATCTCTACGACACCGGGAATTACGACGCACAGTACCTCGCCGGCCTGATCGCCGATGAAAACCGTATGACGAAAACGGATCTGCGTCGCTGGCTCAGTAAAGCCAACTGTATCACCCATTGTGGCACCGTGGTCGCTGCGGTGACAGCCGAGAGTCGTTACGGGATCGAACTGGCTCGCGAATGGATCGCCGCCCGTCAGGAAGCCAAAGCTCAGACAGGCTGGACAACGCTCAGTAATCTCGTCTCGATCAAAGACGACGCCGAACTCGACCTGACCGAACTCAAACGACTGCTCAAACAGGTCACACAGACAATCCACGAGCAGCCCAACATGGTCCGCTATGCAATGAACGGCTTCGTGATTTCCACCGGCTGTTATGTCAACAGCCTGACCGACGCTGCGTTGCGTGCCGCAGAAAAGATCGGCACCGTCTCGGTCGACATGGGTCAGACCGCCTGCAAAGTCCCTGCTGCCATCGACTACATTCACAAAGTTCAGCAGCGCGGCACCATCGGCAAAAAACGCAAGACAGCCCGCTGCTGA